Proteins found in one Pseudochaenichthys georgianus chromosome 13, fPseGeo1.2, whole genome shotgun sequence genomic segment:
- the igsf10 gene encoding immunoglobulin superfamily member 10 isoform X2, with protein sequence MRVCGCSAPNLRRFLLRALLFLAAVLPTSGDCPKSCACNVPTEVHCTFRYLTAIPDHIQPAVERINLGYNSITVLRENDLSGLGNLELLMLHSNTIHSIDDRAFQDLKSLQVLKVSFNKVKEIRKETFKGLDSLLRLHIDHNNIEFISPEAFYGLTRLQFVHLEGNHLQQLHPDTFITLRHNQVFKISSIRNIHLSDNLLTTLPEGIFSGCSQLENLFLHGNPWICDCRMKWFSVWVQRNTGVLKCKRDRRYPRGQLCPVCESPAPYHNRPLSLLPGDAFTCTKPWIQPHLKKKNISLDEGDYTPVSPKDFIAPLGSIQLKLTDQLHSDASLSCTVQRPSALENLTQTLEEGEGNNATMLTASISTYLVCNIDHEHIQQLWQMLATYSDSPLRLERGLMLTRSPEMVYRYSQMKKTNEGEEGIYTNIEAEIKASPAWLMQGEVSFQLDRTTTTFSTLHIKYESVVNLRVENTSPKRDRYSWTMIKRDNKTQTEYTVLTGGVVQLSCQIQGEPKPLLEWILPDGSKVRAPFSSDDRRIIITAEGKLTLRGADASDTGLYRCITTNYLDADVLVFRVAVLSPDVEESDVNGAQLSQPLGENLFFDCSSSGSPEASVQWILPDHSVVGSSHGNRKVYDNGTLLVNGLTARDSGFYRCLVSNHLGFDLLVSQVTVTGETSERVTVLDSEGSGLEMEDKVYLSLTENTDTLNEIPSSSPSDGTSQESRTITSDRPYPRLRSQVRVGAGGRLGKKRKGPVSNRRIWSNRVFDKSSRKVDPQKFAEFMKKAQDGLRIKAGAEEEGIQYDHLNTIRSGDGEIGSGEGHSENHLPRIVKAATENPQKGMMIGQENRLPETITTTHVTENTNTLTTESYMQSDSTPIKSTFTHNPSGKRDTQSDAATPHSTILLNTGLSSVDDTTDFYAKESTSKLGSNRHPVTLQLTVTDTSQETQLQFSGAQPAESETSTGTSLSFTTDPHVTPMMDGPGPLELIVHTSTDPESQTTFTAVSTTERHQDEITFHTTQTIKSPHLPPGSTIISRQQIQIIPNKNSRGGGRRRTFNGRRRVIKPNRITDIQSFINKVKQPSVKKEGNSTVPYRIELTAACDWDEDKKKTETTDLQMVTPTAPSDSSLHMTERPSSAASTTNYYITSNSPFTHTESKSEVSSGYITSADAPEFDPTIDPFFTTNEEESISSTTTTTIASNVIRGRIPWNRLFGGREREHIHGRLKKPLNTKKNITTVDTTTVTPTTTPAALPTTTANFLSDPETESPSRHTEGKKGSLDDDYGDLTSAVFELTTLQPSFHHLTTPSTHYTSKSATTAETPPKSQTLPPPPPVKPPLIENTDEDLSSGSGGLPDNLVVFRQTPGGTRRQKGRRRRPFRGRRPFKKPAITKLNPTSTTEALITTLETTMETTTLPQHTFSPYNPLYTPSRKEDRTPVVISAYQTSKEETDLYEEFDWRTSSSLPAFTTTKTPLILSTALTPTTSFMPITTKKLPYTTARTEVQKTPIQSNTGHAILRPPVRKIRPTVLSSGASDIADKELDAMTDEQGPYNNKGPHYDNLDRATGNEATRANTAGFEPTTNIMTNKPKIVGGNAASFTVLSNSDAFLPCEAVGNPEPAITWKRFSSTTGNIVTVKGKMGKFEVLSNGTLFIQNANIKDRGQYICLAENDYGSDKLFVTLSVVAYPSRILEPKIREIKSHAGNTVEMKCRAEGRPLPMLSWILANRTQVKGQNTEKGRVSVSADGTLVIEEVSVYDRGNYKCIASNPAGADTATVRLQVVASPPGIVEEKRQQVKVGVNQHLWLPCTGQGSPQPAIHWVLNDGSMVQSNRPASRISVYGNGTLHIKDVTPKDSGKFECIATSSTGSERRVVTLTVERQESAPQIVETSQRVTVLFFEDQLRLNCSATGDPKPQILWRLPSKAIVDQEHRMGSRIQVLDNGTLIVTAMSDKDAGDYLCVARNKIGDDLHLMKVSVSMKAAKIEPKHYGKKKVPFGNDFKVDCKASGAPKPEISWGLPDGTVVNSALQSDSSSGQGRARRYTLFDNGTLYLNQVSMSEEGDYTCYAENQVGKDEMHLHITVVTAAPRIRSTGQTYARVKPGGNIRFDCEALGEPKPKILWMLPTNDVIAASNERYLMHVNGSLDIRDVKLIDVGEYICMARNPAGENRKVYKLDMEGNPPVINGYRQNRTVIKDVAAKYSRKLIDCNAVGDPMPSITWIMPDNIFIKAPYFGSRINVHHNGTLEIRNVRPTDTAEFICMARNDGGEAVMVVQLEVSSILRRPIFKNPFNERVVSRIGKTTVLNCSAGGYPMPEISWTLPNGTRLTSGHPLVKNGTLVIYNPSKENAGKYRCGAKNLMGYIEKLIILDVGQPYILTRPRGVIRSAAGEPLFIHCLSDGSPRPHIYWTIPGGHILIQPQVSGRFQVLQNGTLIVQDTTIHDQGNYICRARSSAGEAVLTVPVIIIAYPPRITTGPPPSVRGVTGTPIQLNCAAIGIPKPEIIWELPDHSVLSAADQGRPMGSELLHPQGTLIIQRPKASDSGTYKCQAKNHLGTDSKVTYVRIF encoded by the exons ATGCGCGTGTGTGGCTGCAGCGCTCCGAACCTGCGGAGGTTTCTGCTGAGGGCTCTGTTGTTCTTGGCTGCTGTGCTGCCGACGAGCGGTGACTGCCCCAAATCATGCGCCTGCAACGTTCCCACTGAAGTGCACTGTACCTTCAGATATCTGACCGCAATACCTGACCACATCCAGCCAGCTGTGGAAAGAATTAACCTCGG GTACAACAGTATAACTGTCTTAAGGGAAAATGATCTTTCAGGACTTGGAAACTTAGAATTGTTGATGCTGCATAGCAACACTATCCACAGTATAGATGACAGAGCCTTCCAAGACCTCAAGTCTTTACAG GTCCTGAAGGTGTCCTTTAATAAAGTAAAGGAGATCAGGAAAGAGACGTTCAAAGGTCTAGACAGTTTGCTGAGACTCCACATTGACCACAACAACATTGAATTCATCAGCCCAGAAGCCTTCTATGGCCTAACCAGACTACAGTTCGTCCATCTGGAGGGTAACCACCTCCAGCAGCTCCACCCAGACACATTCATCACACTGAGACACAACCAGGTGTTCAAGATATCCTCCATAAGAAACATCCACCTGTCGGATAACCTCCTCACAACTCTGCCTGAGGGTATCTTCTCAGGCTGCAGCCAGTTAGAGAACCTCTTCCTTCATGGCAACCCATGGATATGTGATTGCCGTATGAAGTGGTTCTCAGTCTGGGTACAAAGGAACACAG GTGTGCTGAAATGCAAGCGAGACAGGAGATATCCCAGAGGCCAGCTGTGTCCTGTTTGTGAAAGTCCTGCCCCTTACCACAACAGGCCTCTATCTCTTCTCCCTGGTGATGCCTTCACTTGTACCAAACCATGGATCCAACCCCATCTAAAGAAGAAAAACATCAGCTTGGATGAAGGAGACTATACTCCAGTTTCCCCCAAGGACTTCATTGCCCCATTAGGCTCCATACAACTGAAGCTGACTGACCAGTTACACAGTGATGCCAGTTTGTCCTGCACTGTCCAGAGGCCCTCTGCTTTGGAGAACCTGACACAAACCttagaggagggggaggggaacAATGCCACCATGCTTACTGCGAGCATAAGTACATATTTGGTGTGTAACATTGACCATGAACACATACAGCAGCTGTGGCAGATGCTGGCCACCTACAGTGACTCTCCCCTAAGATTGGAAAGAGGCTTAATGCTGACGAGAAGCCCAGAAATGGTGTACAGGTATAGTCAGATGAAGAAAACAAATGAGGGAGAGGAAGGAATTTATACAAACATTGAGGCTGAGATTAAAGCCTCACCTGCATGGTTGATGCAGGGAGAGGTGAGCTTCCAGCTGGACCGCACTACTACCACCTTCTCTACTCTGCACATTAAGTACGAGTCTGTGGTCAACCTACGTGTGGAAAACACATCACCTAAGAGGGACCGATATTCCTGGACCATGATCAAGCGAGACAATAAAACACAGACTGAATACACTGTACTTACAG gtGGTGTGGTGCAATTGAGCTGTCAAATCCAGGGTGAGCCAAAGCCTTTGTTGGAGTGGATTTTACCAGATGGAAGTAAGGTCAGAGCTCCTTTCTCCAGTGATGACAGGAGGATCATAATCACTGCTGAGGGGAAGCTCACTCTACGGGGTGCAGATGCTTCAGACACTGGCCTCTACCGGTGCATCACCACAAACTACCTGGATGCAGATGTCCTTGTTTTTCGAGTGGCAGTTCTGTCCCCCGATGTGGAAGAATCTGATGTTAATGGTGCCCAACTCTCACAGCCACTTGGTGAAAATCTGTTTTTTGACTGTAGCTCCTCAGGAAGTCCTGAGGCGTCGGTCCAATGGATACTCCCTGACCACTCAGTAGTGGGCAGTTCTCATGGGAACAGAAAAGTGTATGATAATGGAACCTTGCTGGTTAATGGTCTCACAGCAAGGGACAGTGGATTTTACAGATGTTTAGTTTCGAATCACCTCGGATTTGATCTGCTCGTGTCTCAGGTGACAGTGACTGGAGAAACATCTGAAAGGGTGACAGTTTTGGACAGTGAAGGATCCGGGCTGGAAATGGAGGACAAGGTGTACCTTAGCCTAACTGAAAACACAGACACTCTCAATGAGATCCCCTCCTCCAGTCCCTCGGACGGAACAAGTCAGGAATCCAGGACCATTACCTCAGATCGGCCTTACCCCAGACTCAGGTCGCAGGTTAGGGTAGGTGCTGGAGGTAGACTCGGAAAGAAAAGGAAGGGCCCAGTCAGCAACAGACGCATCTGGAGTAATAGGGTGTTTGATAAATCTTCCAGGAAAGTGGATCCGCAGAAATTTGCTGAATTTATGAAAAAGGCTCAAGATGGTTTGCGAATAAAGGCTGGCGCAGAGGAAGAGGGGATTCAATATGATCACTTGAATACCATCCGATCTGGTGATGGTGAAATTGGCTCTGGTGAGGGTCATAGTGAAAATCATCTGCCAAGAATAGTCAAAGCAGCCACAGAAAATCCACAAAAGGGTATGATGATTGGACAAGAGAACAGGCTTCCTGAAACTATAACAACTAC TCACGTGacagaaaacacaaacacacttacAACAGAGTCCTATATGCAGTCAGATTCGACACCAATCAAGTCCACATTTACACACAATCCATCAGGAAAGAGGGACACACAGAGTGACGCAGCAACACCACATAGCACAATTTTACTCAACACAGGGCTTTCAAGTGTTGATGACACCACAGATTTTTATGCTAAGGAAAGTACTTCCAAGCTAGGCTCAAACAGGCACCCTGTCACACTCCAACTTACTGTGACTGACACGTCACAAGAAACACAGCTCCAGTTCTCAGGAGCACAACCTGCAGAGTCAGAGACGTCAACTGGGACGTCCCTTTCATTTACCACGGACCCTCATGTTACTCCCATGATGGATGGTCCAGGACCATTGGAGCTCATTGTTCACACATCTACAGACCCAGAAAGCCAGACAACATTCACAGCCGTCAGCACCACAGAGAGACATCAAGATGAGATAACATTCCACACTACCCAAACCATCAAATCCCCCCACCTACCGCCCGGATCAACCATCATCTCCCGTCAGCAAATTCAAATCATCCCAAACAAGAACAGCAGAGGTGGGGGGCGCAGGAGAACCTTTAATGGCCGCCGGAGGGTCATTAAACCCAATAGGATCACTGACATACAGTCCTTCATCAATAAAGTGAAACAACCCTCAGTAAAGAAGGAAGGGAATTCCACAGTGCCATATAGAATTGAACTGACCGCAG CGTGTGACTGGGATGAAGACAAAAAGAAGACCGAAACCACTGATTTGCAGATGGTTACACCAACAGCTCCATCTGATTCATCTTTACACATGACAGAGAGACCTTCCTCTGCAGCTTCTACCACAAACTATTACATTACTTCAAATTCTCCATTCACCCACACTGAGTCTAAGTCAGAAGTTTCTAGTGGTTACATAACCTCTGCTGATGCCCCTGAGTTTGACCCTACAATAGATCCTTTTTTTACCACAAATGAGGAAGAGTCAATCTCCAGCACAACCACTACTACAATCGCCTCAAATGTTATCCGTGGAAGAATTCCATGGAACAGGCTGTTTGGAGGCAGAGAGAGGGAACATATACATGGCAGGCTTAAGAAGCCACTTAACACCAAAAAAAACATAACTACAGTTGACACTACAACAGTGACGCCAACCACGACCCCTGCTGCTCTGCCGACCACTACTGCAAACTTCCTATCAGACCCTGAGACTGAGTCCCCATCCAGACACACAGAAGGCAAAAAGGGCTCATTAGATGATGACTATGGAGATTTAACCTCTGCAGTCTTTGAATTAACAACACTGCAACCTAGCTTTCACCATCTAACCACTCCCAGCACACACTATACCTCCAAGTCTGCCACCACTGCTGAAACACCACCTAAATCACAGACTCTacctcccccccctcctgtcAAACCACCTTTAATTGAAAATACTGATGAAGACTTATCATCTGGGTCTGGGGGACTTCCTGATAATTTGGTTGTATTCAGACAGACGCCTGGTGGGACAAGAAGACAAAAAGGTCGTAGAAGGAGACCCTTCAGGGGCAGGAGGCCCTTCAAGAAACCTGCAATCACTAAATTAAACCCTACTAGCACAACTGAGGCTTTAATTACAACTTTGGAAACTACAATGGAGACAACCACACTGCCACAACATACTTTTTCACCTTACAACCCCCTTTATACACCATCTAGGAAAGAGGACAGAACTCCAGTAGTTATTTCTGCTTACCAAACATCAAAGGAGGAGACTGACTTATATGAGGAATTTGATTGGAGAACATCTAGCAGTTTACCTGCCTTTACTACAACCAAGACACCCTTGATCCTTTCAACTGCATTAACCCCTACCACCTCATTCATGCCAATTACCACAAAAAAATTGCCCTACACAACCGCTCGGACCGAAGTGCAGAAAACACCAATACAGAGTAACACTGGTCACGCCATTCTTAGACCACCAGTGAGGAAAATAAGACCAACTGTGCTGAGTAGTGGTGCCAGTGACATTGCCGATAAGGAACTTGACgcaatgacagatgaacagggACCATACAACAACAAAGGCCCACATTATGACAATCTCGATCGTGCCACTGGCAATGAAGCTACACGTGCCAATACTGCTGGCTTTGAACCCACTACAAATATTATGACCAACAAACCTAAGATAGTTGGGGGCAATGCAGCTAGCTTCACCGTGTTATCCAACTCTGATGCTTTCCTGCCATGTGAGGCGGTTGGAAATCCTGAGCCAGCTATAACTTGGAAACGCTTCTCCTCAACCACAG GAAACATCGTTACTGTTAAGGGGAAGATGGGCAAGTTTGAGGTATTGAGCAATGGTACGCTGTTTATCCAGAATGCCAACATTAAGGATCGTGGCCAGTACATCTGTTTAGCTGAGAATGATTATGGATCAGATAAACTGTTTGTTACCCTGTCTGTGGTGGCCTACCCCTCACGCATCCTGGAGCCAAAAATACGTGAGATAAAGTCTCATGCAGGAAACACTGTTGAAATGAAATGTAGAGCAGAGGGTCGACCCCTACCCATGTTGTCCTGGATCTTGGCCAACCGAAcccaggtcaaaggtcaaaacACAGAGAAGGGAAGGGTATCAGTGTCTGCTGACGGGACTCTGGTCATTGAGGAGGTGTCTGTTTATGACAGAGGTAATTATAAATGTATTGCCAGTAACCCAGCTGGGGCTGATACTGCTACAGTCCGTCTTCAGGTGGTGGCATCTCCCCCAGGTATTGTGGAGGAGAAACGGCAGCAGGTAAAAGTAGGTGTAAACCAACATTTGTGGCTACCATGTACTGGTCAAGGCAGCCCTCAACCTGCTATCCACTGGGTCCTCAATGATGGCTCCATGGTACAATCTAACAGACCTGCCTCAAGGATATCAGTGTATGGAAATGGAACCCTACACATCAAGGATGTGACTCCAAAAGACAGTGGCAAGTTTGAATGTATTGCTACCAGCTCTACCGGCTCAGAGAGGAGGGTTGTGACCCTGACAGTAGAGAGGCAAGAGTCTGCACCTCAAATAGTGGAGACATCCCAGCGTGTGACAGTGTTGTTCTTTGAGGACCAGCTGAGACTGAACTGTTCAGCTACAGGAGACCCCAAACCCCAAATCCTATGGAGACTGCCTTCTAAAGCTATAGTGGACCAGGAGCACAG GATGGGCAGTAGAATTCAGGTCCTGGATAATGGTACTCTTATTGTGACCGCTATGAGTGATAAAGATGCTGGAGACTATCTCTGTGTGGCGCGAAACAAGATTGGTGATGATCTCCATCTTATGAAGGTCAGTGTGTCAATGAAGGCAGCCAAGATAGAGCCGAAGCACTATGGAAAGAAGAAGGTACCCTTCGGTAACGACTTTAAGGTCGACTGTAAAGCATCAGGAGCACCAAAGCCAGAGATCTCCTGGGGTCTACCAGACGGTACAGTGGTCAACAGCGCTCTTCAATCTGATTCTAGCAGTGGACAAGGACGAGCACGGCGCTATACACTTTTTGACAATGGCACACTCTACCTAAACCAG GTCAGTATGTCAGAAGAAGGGGACTACACATGCTATGCTGAGAACCAGGTGGGTAAGGATGAGATGCATTTACATATAACCGTGGTGACTGCTGCCCCAAGGATACGTTCAACTGGCCAGACATATGCAAGAGTGAAGCCTGGAGGGAACATCCGCTTTGACTGTGAAGCACTTGGGGAGCCCAAACCCAAAATCCTGTGGATGTTGCCCACCAACGATGTCATTGCAGCATCTAATGAACGCTACCTCATGCATGTCAATGGCTCGCTGGATATTAGGGATGTGAAGCTTATTGATGTTGGAGAGTATATCTGTATGGCTCGAAACCCTGCTGGAGAAAATAGAAAAGTCTACAAGCTTGATATGGAAGGAAATCCACCAGTCATTAATGGCTACCGGCAGAACAGAACAGTAATCAAAGATGTCGCTGCCAAATACTCCAGGAAATTAATAGACTGTAACGCTGTTGGGGATCCTATGCCTAGTATCACTTGGATTATGCCTGATAACATCTTTATAAAAGCACCATACTTTGGCAGCAGGATTAATGTCCACCATAATGGGACATTAGAGATTCGTAATGTGCGGCCAACTGATACAGCTGAGTTCATCTGCATGGCCAGGAATGATGGAGGAGAGGCAGTAATGGTGGTGCAGCTCGAGGTGAGCAGTATTCTCAGGAGGCCAATCTTCAAAAACCCTTTCAACGAACGTGTTGTGTCTCGCATTGGGAAAACCACAGTACTAAACTGTTCTGCTGGTGGGTACCCAATGCCAGAGATCAGTTGGACTTTGCCAAATGGAACGCGGTTGACTAGTGGCCATCCCCTAGTTAAAAATGGGACTTTAGTCATCTACAACCCCAGCAAAGAGAATGCGGGGAAGTACCGCTGTGGTGCAAAGAATTTAATGGGCTACATagagaaactaattattttgGATGTCGGGCAGCCTTACATCCTTACAAGACCTAGAGGCGTAATACGCAGTGCTGCTGGAGAACCTCTTTTCATTCATTGTCTTTCTGATGGGAGCCCAAGACCCCACATTTACTGGACCATTCCTGGTGGCCACATTCTTATTCAGCCTCAAGTCTCTGGGCGCTTCCAGGTACTACAGAATGGTACTTTGATTGTTCAGGATACAACTATCCACGACCAAGGGAACTACATCTGCAGGGCTCGGAGCAGTGCTGGGGAGGCTGTGCTCACTGTTCCTGTTATCATCATCGCCTACCCTCCGCGGATCACAACAGGTCCACCGCCCAGTGTGAGGGGAGTGACCGGGACACCTATTCAGCTCAACTGTGCCGCCATTGGGATCCCCAAACCAGAGATAATCTGGGAGTTGCCCGATCATTCAGTTCTGTCAGCGGCAGACCAGGGTCGGCCCATGGGTAGCGAACTGCTCCACCCTCAGGGCACACTTATCATTCAGAGGCCCAAAGCCTCAGACTCTGGCACATACAAGTGCCAGGCCAAGAACCACCTGGGTACAGACTCAAAGGTCACATATGTGCgaatattttga
- the igsf10 gene encoding immunoglobulin superfamily member 10 isoform X3, with the protein METTTLPQHTFSPYNPLYTPSRKEDRTPVVISAYQTSKEETDLYEEFDWRTSSSLPAFTTTKTPLILSTALTPTTSFMPITTKKLPYTTARTEVQKTPIQSNTGHAILRPPVRKIRPTVLSSGASDIADKELDAMTDEQGPYNNKGPHYDNLDRATGNEATRANTAGFEPTTNIMTNKPKIVGGNAASFTVLSNSDAFLPCEAVGNPEPAITWKRFSSTTGTYVIELMEGENMGKFEVLSNGTLFIQNANIKDRGQYICLAENDYGSDKLFVTLSVVAYPSRILEPKIREIKSHAGNTVEMKCRAEGRPLPMLSWILANRTQVKGQNTEKGRVSVSADGTLVIEEVSVYDRGNYKCIASNPAGADTATVRLQVVASPPGIVEEKRQQVKVGVNQHLWLPCTGQGSPQPAIHWVLNDGSMVQSNRPASRISVYGNGTLHIKDVTPKDSGKFECIATSSTGSERRVVTLTVERQESAPQIVETSQRVTVLFFEDQLRLNCSATGDPKPQILWRLPSKAIVDQEHRMGSRIQVLDNGTLIVTAMSDKDAGDYLCVARNKIGDDLHLMKVSVSMKAAKIEPKHYGKKKVPFGNDFKVDCKASGAPKPEISWGLPDGTVVNSALQSDSSSGQGRARRYTLFDNGTLYLNQVSMSEEGDYTCYAENQVGKDEMHLHITVVTAAPRIRSTGQTYARVKPGGNIRFDCEALGEPKPKILWMLPTNDVIAASNERYLMHVNGSLDIRDVKLIDVGEYICMARNPAGENRKVYKLDMEGNPPVINGYRQNRTVIKDVAAKYSRKLIDCNAVGDPMPSITWIMPDNIFIKAPYFGSRINVHHNGTLEIRNVRPTDTAEFICMARNDGGEAVMVVQLEVSSILRRPIFKNPFNERVVSRIGKTTVLNCSAGGYPMPEISWTLPNGTRLTSGHPLVKNGTLVIYNPSKENAGKYRCGAKNLMGYIEKLIILDVGQPYILTRPRGVIRSAAGEPLFIHCLSDGSPRPHIYWTIPGGHILIQPQVSGRFQVLQNGTLIVQDTTIHDQGNYICRARSSAGEAVLTVPVIIIAYPPRITTGPPPSVRGVTGTPIQLNCAAIGIPKPEIIWELPDHSVLSAADQGRPMGSELLHPQGTLIIQRPKASDSGTYKCQAKNHLGTDSKVTYVRIF; encoded by the exons ATGGAGACAACCACACTGCCACAACATACTTTTTCACCTTACAACCCCCTTTATACACCATCTAGGAAAGAGGACAGAACTCCAGTAGTTATTTCTGCTTACCAAACATCAAAGGAGGAGACTGACTTATATGAGGAATTTGATTGGAGAACATCTAGCAGTTTACCTGCCTTTACTACAACCAAGACACCCTTGATCCTTTCAACTGCATTAACCCCTACCACCTCATTCATGCCAATTACCACAAAAAAATTGCCCTACACAACCGCTCGGACCGAAGTGCAGAAAACACCAATACAGAGTAACACTGGTCACGCCATTCTTAGACCACCAGTGAGGAAAATAAGACCAACTGTGCTGAGTAGTGGTGCCAGTGACATTGCCGATAAGGAACTTGACgcaatgacagatgaacagggACCATACAACAACAAAGGCCCACATTATGACAATCTCGATCGTGCCACTGGCAATGAAGCTACACGTGCCAATACTGCTGGCTTTGAACCCACTACAAATATTATGACCAACAAACCTAAGATAGTTGGGGGCAATGCAGCTAGCTTCACCGTGTTATCCAACTCTGATGCTTTCCTGCCATGTGAGGCGGTTGGAAATCCTGAGCCAGCTATAACTTGGAAACGCTTCTCCTCAACCACAGGTACATATGTAATTGAATTAATGGAAGGTGAAAAC ATGGGCAAGTTTGAGGTATTGAGCAATGGTACGCTGTTTATCCAGAATGCCAACATTAAGGATCGTGGCCAGTACATCTGTTTAGCTGAGAATGATTATGGATCAGATAAACTGTTTGTTACCCTGTCTGTGGTGGCCTACCCCTCACGCATCCTGGAGCCAAAAATACGTGAGATAAAGTCTCATGCAGGAAACACTGTTGAAATGAAATGTAGAGCAGAGGGTCGACCCCTACCCATGTTGTCCTGGATCTTGGCCAACCGAAcccaggtcaaaggtcaaaacACAGAGAAGGGAAGGGTATCAGTGTCTGCTGACGGGACTCTGGTCATTGAGGAGGTGTCTGTTTATGACAGAGGTAATTATAAATGTATTGCCAGTAACCCAGCTGGGGCTGATACTGCTACAGTCCGTCTTCAGGTGGTGGCATCTCCCCCAGGTATTGTGGAGGAGAAACGGCAGCAGGTAAAAGTAGGTGTAAACCAACATTTGTGGCTACCATGTACTGGTCAAGGCAGCCCTCAACCTGCTATCCACTGGGTCCTCAATGATGGCTCCATGGTACAATCTAACAGACCTGCCTCAAGGATATCAGTGTATGGAAATGGAACCCTACACATCAAGGATGTGACTCCAAAAGACAGTGGCAAGTTTGAATGTATTGCTACCAGCTCTACCGGCTCAGAGAGGAGGGTTGTGACCCTGACAGTAGAGAGGCAAGAGTCTGCACCTCAAATAGTGGAGACATCCCAGCGTGTGACAGTGTTGTTCTTTGAGGACCAGCTGAGACTGAACTGTTCAGCTACAGGAGACCCCAAACCCCAAATCCTATGGAGACTGCCTTCTAAAGCTATAGTGGACCAGGAGCACAG GATGGGCAGTAGAATTCAGGTCCTGGATAATGGTACTCTTATTGTGACCGCTATGAGTGATAAAGATGCTGGAGACTATCTCTGTGTGGCGCGAAACAAGATTGGTGATGATCTCCATCTTATGAAGGTCAGTGTGTCAATGAAGGCAGCCAAGATAGAGCCGAAGCACTATGGAAAGAAGAAGGTACCCTTCGGTAACGACTTTAAGGTCGACTGTAAAGCATCAGGAGCACCAAAGCCAGAGATCTCCTGGGGTCTACCAGACGGTACAGTGGTCAACAGCGCTCTTCAATCTGATTCTAGCAGTGGACAAGGACGAGCACGGCGCTATACACTTTTTGACAATGGCACACTCTACCTAAACCAG GTCAGTATGTCAGAAGAAGGGGACTACACATGCTATGCTGAGAACCAGGTGGGTAAGGATGAGATGCATTTACATATAACCGTGGTGACTGCTGCCCCAAGGATACGTTCAACTGGCCAGACATATGCAAGAGTGAAGCCTGGAGGGAACATCCGCTTTGACTGTGAAGCACTTGGGGAGCCCAAACCCAAAATCCTGTGGATGTTGCCCACCAACGATGTCATTGCAGCATCTAATGAACGCTACCTCATGCATGTCAATGGCTCGCTGGATATTAGGGATGTGAAGCTTATTGATGTTGGAGAGTATATCTGTATGGCTCGAAACCCTGCTGGAGAAAATAGAAAAGTCTACAAGCTTGATATGGAAGGAAATCCACCAGTCATTAATGGCTACCGGCAGAACAGAACAGTAATCAAAGATGTCGCTGCCAAATACTCCAGGAAATTAATAGACTGTAACGCTGTTGGGGATCCTATGCCTAGTATCACTTGGATTATGCCTGATAACATCTTTATAAAAGCACCATACTTTGGCAGCAGGATTAATGTCCACCATAATGGGACATTAGAGATTCGTAATGTGCGGCCAACTGATACAGCTGAGTTCATCTGCATGGCCAGGAATGATGGAGGAGAGGCAGTAATGGTGGTGCAGCTCGAGGTGAGCAGTATTCTCAGGAGGCCAATCTTCAAAAACCCTTTCAACGAACGTGTTGTGTCTCGCATTGGGAAAACCACAGTACTAAACTGTTCTGCTGGTGGGTACCCAATGCCAGAGATCAGTTGGACTTTGCCAAATGGAACGCGGTTGACTAGTGGCCATCCCCTAGTTAAAAATGGGACTTTAGTCATCTACAACCCCAGCAAAGAGAATGCGGGGAAGTACCGCTGTGGTGCAAAGAATTTAATGGGCTACATagagaaactaattattttgGATGTCGGGCAGCCTTACATCCTTACAAGACCTAGAGGCGTAATACGCAGTGCTGCTGGAGAACCTCTTTTCATTCATTGTCTTTCTGATGGGAGCCCAAGACCCCACATTTACTGGACCATTCCTGGTGGCCACATTCTTATTCAGCCTCAAGTCTCTGGGCGCTTCCAGGTACTACAGAATGGTACTTTGATTGTTCAGGATACAACTATCCACGACCAAGGGAACTACATCTGCAGGGCTCGGAGCAGTGCTGGGGAGGCTGTGCTCACTGTTCCTGTTATCATCATCGCCTACCCTCCGCGGATCACAACAGGTCCACCGCCCAGTGTGAGGGGAGTGACCGGGACACCTATTCAGCTCAACTGTGCCGCCATTGGGATCCCCAAACCAGAGATAATCTGGGAGTTGCCCGATCATTCAGTTCTGTCAGCGGCAGACCAGGGTCGGCCCATGGGTAGCGAACTGCTCCACCCTCAGGGCACACTTATCATTCAGAGGCCCAAAGCCTCAGACTCTGGCACATACAAGTGCCAGGCCAAGAACCACCTGGGTACAGACTCAAAGGTCACATATGTGCgaatattttga